In bacterium, the following are encoded in one genomic region:
- a CDS encoding NUDIX hydrolase produces the protein MVEIANHIHDLKRGVDFIGVGVVFICHDGHGRVLLHKRSNKCRDEHGRWNNGGGAVEFGEDLDTAVRREVMEEYGVEPIELKYLEHKNVIRQNGDHQTHWVAMRYSVLVDPEKVINGDPEKIDEFGWFTLDNLPTPLHGVLANELELVKKVLGV, from the coding sequence ATGGTTGAAATAGCTAATCACATTCATGATTTAAAACGGGGGGTTGATTTTATCGGTGTTGGCGTGGTTTTTATTTGTCATGATGGGCACGGTCGGGTTTTGTTGCACAAACGCAGTAATAAATGTCGTGATGAACATGGACGCTGGAACAACGGGGGTGGGGCGGTAGAATTTGGAGAAGACCTGGACACGGCGGTTCGTCGTGAGGTAATGGAAGAATATGGAGTTGAGCCGATTGAATTGAAATATCTCGAGCATAAGAATGTCATTAGACAAAATGGCGACCATCAAACGCATTGGGTGGCAATGCGTTATTCAGTGTTAGTAGATCCTGAAAAAGTGATTAATGGTGACCCCGAAAAGATTGATGAATTTGGTTGGTTTACGCTTGATAATTTACCGACGCCCCTACATGGGGTTTTGGCAAATGAACTCGAATTGGTAAAAAAGGTTTTGGGGGTGTAA
- the secA gene encoding preprotein translocase subunit SecA, with translation MTALFDRFMGRDSAKLEKIKKIADQVLVLEPEMRKLSDTGLPEKLNELKSAAKEKTVDELLPETFALVRETARRVLGEHPFPVQVMGGIILHQGNISEMKTGEGKTLVSTMPIVLNALYGKGVHLVTANEYLAKRDADWMGKIYQALGLSVGVTAHGQTSAEKRAAYASDITYGTNNEFGFDYLRDNMAYRVEEKVQRELQYAIVDEVDSILIDEARTPLIISAPDEESSKQYAEFARIAPQLEKEKHYEVDEKERAVTLTDEGISRVEKILGVENIYGSGEVKVVHHLEQALRAMALYKRDVDYVVKEGEVMIVDSFTGRLMPGRRYSEGLHQAIEAKEGVKVQQESRTMATITFQNYFRLYKKLAGMTGTAKTSEEEFQKVYNLDVLVVPTNKNLIRNDQADRIYRTELGKFRNVVKEIKERNKAGQPVLVGTVAIEKSELLSNMLIREGVKHEVLNAKNHAREAEIVANAGQKDSVTISTNMAGRGTDIKLGEGVREVGGLHIIGTERHEARRIDNQLRGRAGRQGDPGSSQFFISAEDDVMRIFGADRMKNLLTRFNIPEDEPIESRLVSKAVESAQARVEGFYFDSRKHVLDYDDVMNKQREAFYRLRNNVLETQGDNSKLRGIVTDLLSQTLDEVTNTALIAPAPVESETEHNVEAEVKKAIERLINLTDTEWQTIKETIPVDATSGISDKTKEVLHGFVERHYDSQEERTNKDPMFYDVIRSIVLRALDFLWTDHLDTMEYLRTGIGLRGYGQRDPLVEYRREGHQLFQNLMATFRQEAAAAIFHLDIHPQAAPRVEEMQPKNITMVHPDAVKPNEALVPAGSVSTNNATEQLPAKKKPTIGRNDPCFCGSGKKYKKCHGK, from the coding sequence ATGACCGCACTATTTGACCGTTTTATGGGCCGTGATTCGGCAAAACTTGAGAAAATCAAAAAAATTGCCGATCAGGTTCTTGTTTTAGAACCAGAAATGAGGAAGCTTTCGGATACCGGTTTGCCGGAAAAATTGAACGAACTTAAGTCTGCCGCAAAGGAAAAGACGGTAGACGAGTTATTGCCGGAAACTTTCGCGTTGGTACGCGAAACGGCGCGACGTGTGCTTGGCGAACATCCATTTCCTGTGCAAGTAATGGGTGGCATTATTTTGCACCAAGGAAATATTTCGGAAATGAAAACAGGTGAGGGAAAAACTCTGGTTTCAACAATGCCGATAGTTTTGAATGCTTTGTATGGCAAGGGCGTGCACTTGGTAACCGCCAATGAATATCTGGCAAAACGTGACGCGGATTGGATGGGAAAAATTTATCAGGCATTGGGTTTATCGGTTGGCGTAACGGCGCATGGTCAAACGTCTGCCGAAAAACGCGCCGCTTACGCTTCTGATATAACTTATGGAACAAACAACGAATTCGGTTTTGATTATCTGCGAGATAATATGGCCTATCGCGTCGAAGAAAAAGTGCAACGCGAGTTACAATACGCGATCGTTGATGAGGTAGACTCGATTTTGATTGATGAGGCACGTACGCCATTAATTATTTCGGCGCCGGATGAAGAGTCTAGTAAACAGTACGCAGAATTTGCGCGTATCGCACCGCAATTGGAAAAAGAAAAACATTACGAAGTGGATGAGAAAGAGCGGGCGGTTACATTGACTGATGAAGGTATTTCCCGTGTGGAAAAAATATTAGGGGTTGAAAACATATACGGTTCCGGTGAAGTAAAAGTTGTGCACCACTTGGAGCAAGCCTTACGGGCCATGGCGTTATATAAGCGCGATGTGGATTATGTCGTCAAAGAAGGTGAAGTGATGATTGTGGATTCTTTTACCGGTCGATTAATGCCGGGACGTCGTTATTCCGAAGGGCTTCATCAAGCCATTGAAGCAAAAGAAGGCGTGAAGGTGCAACAAGAAAGTCGCACAATGGCGACGATTACGTTTCAAAATTATTTTCGTTTATACAAAAAGTTGGCTGGTATGACCGGTACGGCAAAAACTTCCGAAGAAGAGTTTCAAAAAGTTTATAACTTGGATGTTTTGGTTGTGCCAACCAATAAGAATTTAATTAGAAATGATCAGGCGGATAGGATTTATCGAACAGAATTGGGAAAGTTTAGGAACGTTGTAAAAGAAATCAAGGAACGTAATAAGGCCGGTCAGCCCGTGTTGGTTGGTACGGTTGCCATTGAAAAATCGGAGTTATTGAGCAATATGCTTATTCGCGAAGGAGTGAAGCATGAAGTACTGAATGCAAAAAACCATGCGCGTGAAGCGGAAATTGTGGCGAATGCCGGACAAAAAGATTCCGTGACGATTTCCACGAACATGGCCGGTCGCGGAACGGATATAAAACTTGGCGAGGGTGTGCGTGAAGTTGGTGGGTTGCACATTATCGGAACCGAACGACATGAGGCCCGTCGCATCGATAATCAGTTGCGTGGCCGTGCCGGACGTCAGGGTGACCCCGGTAGTTCGCAGTTCTTTATTTCGGCCGAAGATGATGTGATGCGTATTTTTGGCGCGGACAGAATGAAGAATTTGTTGACGCGGTTTAATATTCCGGAAGACGAACCGATTGAAAGTCGCCTTGTATCGAAAGCGGTAGAGAGCGCGCAAGCACGGGTGGAAGGTTTCTACTTTGATTCCAGAAAACATGTTTTGGATTACGACGATGTGATGAATAAACAACGTGAAGCATTTTATCGTCTGCGCAATAATGTTTTGGAAACACAAGGCGATAATTCGAAATTGCGTGGCATTGTTACCGATCTACTGTCACAAACGCTTGATGAAGTAACCAACACAGCGCTGATTGCGCCGGCGCCGGTAGAAAGTGAAACAGAGCACAATGTTGAAGCAGAGGTTAAAAAAGCGATTGAAAGATTGATTAATCTTACGGACACCGAATGGCAGACAATTAAAGAAACAATTCCGGTTGATGCCACGAGTGGTATTTCCGATAAAACAAAGGAAGTACTACATGGTTTTGTAGAACGTCACTATGATTCACAGGAAGAGCGAACGAATAAAGATCCAATGTTCTACGATGTGATTCGCAGCATCGTTTTGCGGGCTTTGGATTTTCTTTGGACGGATCATTTGGATACGATGGAATATTTGCGCACGGGGATCGGTTTGCGTGGTTATGGACAGCGGGACCCGTTGGTTGAATATCGTCGCGAGGGTCATCAGTTATTCCAAAATCTCATGGCGACATTTCGACAGGAAGCGGCCGCGGCAATTTTCCATTTGGATATCCATCCGCAAGCGGCGCCGCGTGTAGAGGAAATGCAGCCGAAAAATATCACAATGGTACATCCTGACGCGGTTAAACCAAACGAAGCGCTTGTTCCTGCCGGTTCAGTTTCTACAAATAACGCTACCGAGCAGTTACCAGCTAAAAAGAAACCGACAATCGGTCGCAACGACCCCTGTTTTTGCGGATCAGGCAAAAAATATAAGAAGTGCCACGGGAAATAA
- a CDS encoding glycosyltransferase: MNVALVHESLTRLGGAERVLAEMHRLYPEAPIYALLHESAVTKALFPGANLHFSFLRRFPEFLRKRERLFLPLLPVVPETFDLSRYDVVISSASAFAKGVVTRPGTMHICYCHSPTRYLWDWYPHVLEEFGGGTIKYGILSILLHYLRLWDAAASRRVDFFIANSKTTAGRIKKYYGRDSDVIYPPVNVKRFKPTKENKGYFLIVSRLSPYKRIDVAIHAFNKLELSLVIIGEGRDRERLQSIAGATIKFKGFVSDEKLPDYYAGARAIIFPGEDDFGIVPVEAMASGKPVIALRRGGAMETIVEGITGEFFDEPHEALLAEAVRGFMEKESSYDYLKIRERAELYSEEKFKEKLQKYVEEKWNEWQNR; this comes from the coding sequence ATGAATGTCGCACTGGTACATGAGTCGTTGACACGGTTGGGCGGGGCAGAACGGGTATTGGCTGAAATGCATCGTCTTTATCCTGAAGCGCCAATTTACGCGTTACTGCATGAGAGTGCGGTTACGAAGGCCTTATTTCCGGGTGCCAATTTGCATTTTTCTTTTTTACGTCGATTTCCGGAATTTCTAAGAAAACGTGAAAGGTTATTTTTACCACTTTTGCCGGTTGTTCCCGAGACGTTTGATTTGAGTCGGTATGATGTGGTGATTAGTAGCGCTTCGGCGTTCGCAAAGGGTGTTGTAACACGTCCGGGAACAATGCACATTTGTTATTGTCATTCGCCGACGCGCTATTTGTGGGATTGGTACCCACACGTTCTTGAGGAGTTTGGCGGTGGAACGATTAAATACGGAATTCTCTCTATTTTATTGCATTATCTGCGTTTGTGGGATGCTGCGGCATCGCGTCGTGTTGATTTTTTTATTGCCAATTCAAAAACAACGGCTGGTCGGATTAAAAAATATTATGGAAGAGATTCGGACGTAATTTATCCACCTGTTAACGTAAAAAGATTTAAACCAACGAAAGAGAACAAGGGGTATTTTTTAATTGTGTCTCGGTTGTCTCCCTACAAAAGGATAGACGTAGCAATTCACGCTTTTAATAAATTAGAGTTGTCGCTTGTTATTATTGGCGAGGGGCGCGATCGGGAACGATTGCAGAGTATTGCCGGTGCGACAATTAAATTCAAAGGGTTTGTGAGCGACGAAAAATTGCCGGATTATTATGCCGGTGCCAGGGCGATAATTTTCCCGGGTGAAGATGATTTTGGTATTGTACCGGTGGAAGCAATGGCAAGTGGTAAACCGGTGATTGCGCTTCGACGCGGTGGGGCGATGGAAACGATCGTTGAGGGTATAACGGGTGAATTTTTTGACGAACCACACGAAGCACTCTTGGCGGAGGCAGTACGTGGCTTTATGGAAAAAGAAAGCTCGTATGATTATTTAAAAATCAGGGAAAGAGCGGAACTATATTCGGAGGAAAAGTTTAAAGAGAAGCTTCAAAAATATGTGGAAGAAAAGTGGAACGAATGGCAAAATAGATAA
- a CDS encoding glycosyltransferase family 1 protein gives MHIGIDGSRCSSKKSTGVERYSLLVLLPLIKELKKRGHQVTIYARENSDVFNGANVKVFQLRYFWTHLFLGIKSQFDKVDCLFVPSHVLPIIRPKRNVLFVHDVCFEEFPEAYSFFDRIYLRFTTANAVRSANIITHSTSTKEKIANFYGAKKVTVIKPAAISVVKRETSIAWPKPYLLFVGRIETKKNVKLLLEAFDHLLSRKPEIKHNLVLLGKDGFGSAEIKDFAEKLRHKNRIIFNGYASDGLRDQALREASGLVLPSLCEGSSLVLLEARMARVPFASSACVPCVEAGGDTGIYVQKPTTANWITALENLIFKPVTPAPASYRTWEDVAREIAEVITS, from the coding sequence ATGCACATCGGAATTGACGGGTCACGCTGTAGTTCGAAAAAATCTACCGGCGTTGAACGCTATAGTTTGCTGGTATTGTTGCCTTTAATAAAAGAACTTAAAAAACGAGGGCATCAAGTTACGATTTATGCGCGTGAAAATTCTGATGTATTTAACGGTGCAAACGTTAAAGTTTTTCAGCTTCGTTATTTTTGGACACATTTATTTTTGGGTATAAAATCGCAATTCGATAAAGTTGATTGTTTGTTTGTTCCGTCGCATGTTTTGCCCATTATTCGTCCAAAACGAAACGTGCTGTTTGTACACGATGTTTGCTTTGAAGAATTTCCCGAAGCATATTCATTTTTTGATCGTATTTATTTGAGGTTTACCACGGCGAATGCCGTGCGCTCGGCAAATATCATTACGCACTCCACGTCCACTAAAGAAAAAATTGCAAACTTTTATGGCGCAAAAAAAGTTACTGTTATTAAGCCTGCGGCTATATCGGTGGTGAAGCGGGAGACATCAATTGCGTGGCCTAAGCCGTACTTACTATTTGTGGGGCGCATTGAGACAAAAAAGAATGTCAAACTATTGTTGGAAGCATTTGATCATCTTCTTTCCAGAAAACCGGAAATCAAACATAATCTGGTTTTGTTGGGCAAGGATGGTTTTGGATCCGCCGAAATCAAGGATTTTGCCGAAAAACTGCGTCACAAGAATAGAATTATTTTTAATGGATACGCATCAGATGGTTTGCGAGATCAGGCGTTGAGAGAAGCAAGCGGTTTGGTTTTGCCAAGTCTTTGCGAAGGAAGTAGTTTGGTCTTATTGGAAGCGCGGATGGCGCGAGTGCCTTTTGCCTCTTCCGCGTGTGTACCTTGTGTTGAAGCGGGTGGTGATACCGGGATTTATGTCCAAAAACCGACAACTGCGAATTGGATTACGGCACTTGAGAATTTGATTTTTAAACCGGTAACACCGGCGCCCGCTTCCTATCGGACATGGGAAGACGTGGCGCGTGAAATCGCGGAAGTGATTACTTCATAA
- a CDS encoding glycosyltransferase family 1 protein, with protein MARIALEARSLSTLGGGVRTYTKEVISRILKAESSDEYIIYHDSKKNLSSFPGAEEKVVSVGHPLFRIGWDYFLLPQALKRDKIDFIHYFKPATTPFKKPVAIATMYDVIPLLYPETQTAIQLAYWRKQLPLTAKTCAHLITISECSKRDIVRLLQVDPAKITVTPLGVDSKFKPVSEIEKIAMREKYRLPEKYILYLGTIEPRKNVARLIRAFNKVAGNIPHSLVLAGKWGWSYEDVKEEIAKSPFKDRIISLSYVESEYLPSLCSAASIFVFPSLYEGYGLPPLEAMACGTPVITSNVSSLPEVVGDAALTVDPLDEDALSKAIERLALDTALQNELSEKGLARAKQFNWDKTAEMTLGVYKKVFQL; from the coding sequence ATGGCTCGGATTGCCCTTGAGGCGCGTTCATTGTCGACACTCGGTGGTGGCGTGCGTACTTACACAAAAGAAGTAATTAGTAGGATTTTGAAGGCTGAATCAAGTGATGAATATATTATTTATCACGATAGCAAAAAGAATCTCAGCAGTTTTCCCGGTGCGGAAGAAAAAGTTGTTTCGGTAGGGCACCCATTGTTTCGCATCGGTTGGGACTATTTTTTACTGCCACAGGCGTTGAAACGGGACAAGATTGATTTCATTCATTATTTTAAACCGGCGACTACGCCATTTAAAAAACCCGTCGCGATTGCGACAATGTACGATGTTATTCCTTTGCTTTATCCGGAAACGCAAACGGCAATTCAGTTGGCTTATTGGCGCAAACAGTTACCGCTTACGGCGAAAACCTGCGCGCATTTGATAACGATATCGGAATGTTCAAAACGCGACATTGTGAGACTGTTGCAGGTTGATCCGGCCAAGATAACAGTGACGCCACTCGGGGTTGATTCCAAGTTTAAACCGGTGTCGGAGATCGAAAAAATAGCGATGCGCGAAAAATATCGCTTGCCTGAAAAATATATATTGTATCTTGGTACAATAGAACCGCGAAAAAATGTCGCGCGATTAATTCGAGCGTTTAATAAAGTGGCCGGTAATATTCCACACAGTTTAGTGTTGGCTGGAAAATGGGGCTGGAGTTATGAGGATGTAAAAGAGGAAATTGCCAAATCGCCATTTAAAGACAGAATCATTAGTTTGTCATATGTCGAGTCGGAGTATTTGCCGTCACTTTGTAGCGCCGCCAGTATATTTGTTTTTCCAAGCTTATATGAAGGTTATGGCTTGCCGCCACTGGAGGCAATGGCATGCGGAACGCCGGTAATTACATCAAATGTTTCCAGTTTACCGGAAGTGGTAGGTGACGCCGCGTTGACTGTTGATCCTTTGGACGAAGATGCTTTAAGTAAAGCAATTGAACGATTGGCTTTGGATACTGCGTTACAAAACGAATTAAGTGAAAAAGGATTAGCAAGAGCAAAACAATTTAATTGGGACAAGACAGCAGAAATGACGTTGGGTGTATACAAGAAAGTATTTCAATTATGA
- a CDS encoding rod shape-determining protein codes for MFNHRIGIDLGTANTLVYLPKRGVVLSEPTVVAVSVEDNRILAVGNEAKEMLGRTPESVITSRPLRDGVIADFRVTEAMLRYFIERALGRGISFFRPDVMIAVPAGITSTERRAVTEAALSAGAKNAYLVKEPLAAAIGAGIPIGESSGNMVIDIGGGTSEVAVISLGGIVASHSARVGGNKIDAAIAEYIRKRHGLSIGERTAEDVKIAIGSALPVEEQKEYVIRGRDVSSGLPKEISISSYEVTEAIQDELENITQAIKLVLQDTPPELSADVIDKGIVLSGGGSLLRNMDKLVAKVTSVPCSIAENPLQCVIKGVGVAVENLEVYKKSLLAAR; via the coding sequence ATGTTTAACCATCGCATCGGCATCGATCTGGGAACCGCAAATACGCTGGTCTATTTGCCAAAGCGGGGCGTGGTTCTCTCTGAACCTACAGTGGTGGCTGTTTCAGTTGAAGATAACAGAATTTTAGCTGTTGGAAATGAAGCAAAGGAAATGTTGGGAAGAACTCCGGAAAGCGTCATAACGTCGCGTCCTTTGCGTGACGGAGTAATTGCTGATTTTCGTGTTACAGAAGCCATGTTACGCTATTTTATCGAGCGCGCGCTGGGGCGTGGAATTAGTTTTTTTCGACCGGATGTGATGATTGCCGTGCCTGCCGGTATTACCAGCACGGAAAGACGTGCTGTGACAGAGGCGGCCTTGTCGGCGGGCGCGAAAAACGCTTATTTGGTTAAAGAACCGTTGGCGGCGGCAATCGGCGCGGGTATTCCGATTGGTGAGTCTTCAGGGAATATGGTGATCGATATCGGTGGTGGTACGTCGGAAGTGGCGGTGATTTCGCTTGGTGGAATCGTGGCATCGCATTCCGCGCGGGTTGGCGGTAATAAAATTGATGCGGCCATTGCCGAATACATTCGTAAACGTCACGGATTGTCTATTGGCGAAAGAACGGCGGAAGACGTGAAAATTGCCATTGGTAGCGCGCTCCCGGTAGAAGAGCAAAAAGAATATGTCATACGTGGTCGTGATGTTAGTAGTGGGTTGCCAAAAGAGATATCTATTTCTTCATATGAAGTAACGGAAGCAATTCAGGATGAGTTGGAGAATATTACGCAAGCAATAAAACTTGTTTTGCAAGATACGCCACCGGAACTTTCAGCGGATGTTATCGATAAGGGGATTGTTTTATCGGGTGGTGGTTCGTTATTGCGCAATATGGATAAGCTTGTCGCCAAGGTTACAAGTGTGCCGTGTTCAATCGCTGAAAATCCTTTGCAGTGTGTGATTAAGGGTGTTGGCGTGGCGGTGGAAAATTTGGAAGTGTACAAAAAAAGCTTACTGGCCGCACGCTAA
- a CDS encoding glycosyltransferase family 4 protein, producing the protein MKIAFLSSRFPPDFIGGGEWSTKYIAEGLVALGHDVTVICGAEENKEEIINGLKVKRVKALFGLWDKPLLEKRKSKKLALVLKKELDEKFDIVHAHDFRTAQALALLNLPNAVVTIRDFAPICGTTNNMLFDGQSCNGCTLASVCFKCHRVREASFARKPFRIWQYKFNLAFRNETYQNIKNQIYISEALRSRVVSRLELPKNTAVISNPVSPDWLQPIMSQFPPLLNGAAGSPKTSSECLRGCQRRHISAVLGGGGFRNKIVYAGTVDDYKGVKILIDAFAKFQKIEKDVELIIIGKGKIAEYQKYIAQNCIDISIQFVGKKTQEEVREYFDEALVIVQPSIWEEPFGRTIIEAYARGRAVVASNVGGIKETFKEGTGYLVKPGSVDELHLALKKIVENKEETQKMGEIGRAYVEQNFTAQIVAQKYLDYYNHATK; encoded by the coding sequence ATGAAAATCGCTTTCCTTTCCTCGCGTTTTCCGCCTGATTTTATTGGTGGTGGGGAATGGTCGACAAAATATATTGCAGAAGGCCTGGTCGCACTTGGTCACGACGTGACTGTTATTTGTGGTGCGGAAGAAAATAAAGAGGAAATAATTAATGGCTTAAAAGTTAAACGCGTCAAAGCGTTGTTTGGTCTTTGGGACAAACCGCTTTTGGAAAAACGAAAAAGTAAAAAACTGGCGTTGGTTCTAAAGAAAGAGCTTGATGAAAAATTCGACATAGTTCACGCGCATGATTTTCGCACCGCGCAAGCTTTAGCATTATTGAATTTGCCAAACGCGGTTGTAACAATTCGTGATTTCGCGCCAATCTGTGGGACAACTAATAATATGTTGTTTGACGGTCAATCTTGTAATGGTTGTACGTTGGCAAGTGTTTGTTTTAAGTGTCATCGTGTGCGCGAAGCGTCGTTTGCGCGGAAGCCGTTTAGAATTTGGCAATACAAATTCAATTTGGCTTTTCGCAATGAAACATATCAAAATATTAAGAATCAAATTTATATCAGTGAGGCATTGCGTTCGCGCGTCGTATCACGACTGGAATTGCCAAAAAATACGGCGGTCATTTCGAATCCAGTTAGTCCGGATTGGTTGCAACCGATCATGTCGCAATTCCCTCCTTTGTTAAATGGCGCGGCGGGTTCCCCGAAAACATCCAGTGAATGTTTGAGAGGGTGCCAGCGCCGGCACATCAGTGCCGTGCTGGGCGGGGGTGGATTCCGAAATAAAATTGTTTACGCTGGCACGGTTGATGACTACAAGGGAGTAAAAATTTTAATCGATGCGTTCGCAAAGTTTCAGAAAATAGAAAAAGATGTTGAGTTGATAATTATTGGTAAGGGCAAAATCGCAGAATATCAAAAATACATCGCGCAAAATTGTATCGATATATCGATACAATTTGTCGGTAAAAAAACACAAGAAGAAGTGAGAGAATATTTTGACGAGGCGTTGGTAATTGTACAGCCGAGTATTTGGGAAGAGCCGTTTGGCAGAACGATTATCGAAGCCTACGCGCGCGGTCGCGCCGTTGTGGCGTCTAATGTTGGCGGAATTAAAGAAACGTTCAAAGAAGGCACCGGTTATTTGGTAAAACCCGGGAGTGTTGATGAATTGCATTTAGCTCTTAAAAAGATTGTGGAAAACAAAGAAGAAACCCAAAAAATGGGCGAAATCGGCAGAGCATATGTAGAACAAAATTTTACCGCGCAAATTGTTGCGCAGAAATATTTGGATTATTATAATCATGCGACCAAATAG
- a CDS encoding PEGA domain-containing protein codes for MTPRIRLIVNILAWLVFLLVAPFLISYSMGHRFTPISPNSVSVGTFLIRTIPNSATITINDKKLSNKTPTSIQNLLPGNYNIKLEKDGYRSWVKNLPIIGTMITDARDVRLVPFNIEEDVMRSNVVNFNISPKRQLLGIFEQIKNGYQLRIVPINKYSDTGTIVKLSINKKESANILWSPNEDFIALTLTTGKSSRHYLIEISTGTATPLTDDESKLVGWIATLTEEKLIILKNKKAIITSLKSSGTETISQDAEAISFTANGFAILENNAEKYTIRTYSSSGNEQDQIETPTLSKNSISNLIYSPTGDIAILVQPTQSLIVWDNSERVWHNVTTHAESVSWSPEGDKIAWQESEFDLWVMNLHEKRSPLNHFSPELIARLSSAIRKPTWYAGSHQILFFEKDILKMADIDQRNGHIIYNLISTNRGDGTAEVIQNGDEIIATVARENKLVLSRFFMLEKADR; via the coding sequence ATGACGCCTCGCATTCGCCTCATTGTCAACATCCTTGCTTGGCTGGTTTTTCTTTTGGTTGCGCCCTTTCTAATCAGCTATTCTATGGGTCACCGATTCACGCCCATCTCTCCCAACTCGGTTTCGGTTGGTACATTTTTAATTCGCACAATTCCCAATAGCGCGACAATAACAATCAATGACAAAAAACTTTCCAATAAAACACCAACCTCGATTCAAAATCTACTGCCGGGAAACTACAACATTAAATTGGAAAAAGATGGTTATCGATCTTGGGTGAAAAACCTGCCCATCATTGGCACAATGATTACCGACGCGCGCGATGTACGACTTGTTCCATTCAACATTGAAGAAGATGTAATGCGCTCAAACGTAGTTAATTTTAATATTTCCCCCAAAAGGCAACTGCTGGGTATCTTTGAACAAATTAAGAACGGGTATCAATTAAGGATTGTTCCGATTAATAAATACTCTGATACGGGAACAATTGTTAAACTTTCTATCAATAAAAAAGAATCGGCCAACATTTTATGGTCACCGAACGAGGATTTTATTGCTCTCACGCTAACCACCGGAAAATCCAGCCGTCATTATCTTATTGAAATCAGTACCGGCACCGCAACCCCGCTAACGGATGATGAATCAAAATTGGTCGGCTGGATCGCGACACTCACCGAAGAAAAATTAATTATTTTAAAAAACAAGAAAGCAATCATTACTTCCCTTAAAAGTTCGGGCACCGAAACAATTTCACAAGACGCGGAAGCAATTAGTTTTACGGCCAACGGGTTTGCGATCCTGGAAAATAACGCCGAAAAATACACGATCCGCACCTACTCTTCCAGTGGCAACGAGCAAGACCAAATTGAAACTCCCACACTCAGCAAAAACTCAATCAGCAATCTTATCTACTCGCCAACGGGAGATATTGCCATTCTTGTTCAACCAACACAAAGTTTAATTGTTTGGGATAACAGCGAGCGAGTGTGGCACAACGTTACCACGCACGCAGAATCGGTCAGCTGGTCACCAGAGGGAGACAAAATCGCCTGGCAAGAATCGGAATTCGACCTTTGGGTAATGAACCTACACGAAAAACGCTCTCCACTCAACCATTTTTCTCCAGAACTCATTGCCCGCCTTTCCTCCGCGATTCGCAAACCAACGTGGTACGCCGGTTCACACCAAATCCTCTTCTTTGAAAAAGATATTTTGAAAATGGCCGATATAGATCAAAGAAATGGCCACATAATATATAATCTAATCAGCACCAATCGTGGCGATGGCACAGCCGAAGTAATTCAAAACGGCGATGAAATAATCGCCACCGTGGCCCGCGAAAACAAATTAGTCCTCTCTAGATTCTTTATGCTCGAAAAAGCGGATCGATAA
- a CDS encoding NUDIX domain-containing protein, protein MRQNIRKGSHGNKQYAWSGGHMEYMESFVETAKREVKEETGMEIDNIRFLRLLNLKTYAPKHYVDLGFIADWKSGEPKVMEPDRCEGWGWYEIDNLPQPVFDTIPSFLEAYRTGRNFWDA, encoded by the coding sequence TTGCGTCAAAATATCCGAAAGGGTTCACATGGTAATAAACAATATGCCTGGTCCGGAGGCCACATGGAATACATGGAGTCTTTTGTGGAAACCGCTAAACGGGAAGTTAAGGAAGAAACAGGTATGGAAATTGATAATATTAGATTCCTGCGTTTGTTAAATCTTAAAACCTACGCCCCAAAACATTATGTTGATCTTGGGTTTATTGCAGACTGGAAAAGTGGTGAACCGAAAGTAATGGAACCTGACCGCTGTGAGGGTTGGGGTTGGTATGAGATTGATAATTTACCGCAACCGGTCTTTGATACTATCCCAAGTTTCTTAGAAGCATACAGGACTGGCCGTAATTTCTGGGACGCTTAA